Genomic DNA from Gemmatimonadota bacterium:
AATCGTGGTGGTATTCCGAGTGGCGACGGCCACCGGCCACGCGATGGACGTGCGCGTTTTGCTGCTCGCCGGCGTCGTAGTGGCGGCGTTCTTCTCCGCGTGCATAGCCTTCATACTCTCGGTGTCCTCGGCGCGCACGGTTCAGAGCGCGGTATTCTGGATGATGGGGAGCCTCGACGCGAGTTGGCAGAGCGTGCTGCTCGCGGCCGTGTACACGGTGCCAGCCGCAGTCGTCCTGATCGGACTCGCCCGCCCGCTGAATCTCATGGCGATCGGCGAGGAGACCGCCAACTACCTGGGGGCCGACGTCGAAGGGGTGAAACGCACCGCGCTCGTCATCGCCGCCTTGATCACCGCGGCCGGCGTCGCAGTGGCCGGCGTGATCGGCTTCGTCGGTCTCGTCGTCCCACACACCGTCCGCCTGCTCATCGGGTCGGATCACCGAGCGCTACTACCGCTCTCTTTCCTGGGTGGCGCCGCGTTTCTCACACTCGCTGACCTGATCGCGCGTTTGGCGCTCGCTCCGAGGGAAATCCCTATCGGTGTGATCACCGCCTTCGTGGGTGTCCCGATCTTCCTCGTGCTCCTGCGCCGGAGCGTAGAAGGCTGATGAAGAAGTACAGTGGGCCGCGCACATGGTGCTTGCGCGCGTTCAGGCAAGGAACGACGAGGAGTCGTAGCCGAG
This window encodes:
- a CDS encoding iron ABC transporter permease; protein product: MARRGVAARHFLAMSRITLATLLGVTLLTSVLAGIRFGSVELTTAEVLAALTTGDVEMHRDIVLQLRLPRTLLGVLVGGGLALAGATFQALLRNPLAEPYILGISGGASVGAVTVLALGWAGLGSWSLPLAAFAGALLAIVVVFRVATATGHAMDVRVLLLAGVVVAAFFSACIAFILSVSSARTVQSAVFWMMGSLDASWQSVLLAAVYTVPAAVVLIGLARPLNLMAIGEETANYLGADVEGVKRTALVIAALITAAGVAVAGVIGFVGLVVPHTVRLLIGSDHRALLPLSFLGGAAFLTLADLIARLALAPREIPIGVITAFVGVPIFLVLLRRSVEG